The following proteins come from a genomic window of Gordonia westfalica:
- the octT gene encoding diglucosylglycerate octanoyltransferase, whose protein sequence is MMVLSDSLAYYGPVGGLPANDPRIWPSLVGADVGLPVKLFGRIGWTSRDVWWALTQDPNIWATVPHTDVVVLAFGGMDTLPSPLPTALREQIRYVRPNRLRQLVRDAYSWVQPRGARLGWPLALPPKVTVEYLDKIRDALTQLRPDLPIVMCLPPTHRSPYYGYVHTGRIPTTAAIARWAEQHGLPCVDFYPATRDAFEDPAAEMNPDGIHWGFSCHRQIADLVVPVVETSRATR, encoded by the coding sequence ATGATGGTCCTGTCCGATTCGCTGGCCTACTACGGCCCGGTCGGCGGGCTGCCCGCGAACGATCCACGGATCTGGCCGTCGCTGGTCGGCGCCGATGTGGGCCTGCCGGTGAAGCTGTTCGGCCGGATCGGCTGGACGAGCCGTGACGTGTGGTGGGCACTGACCCAGGACCCGAACATCTGGGCCACCGTCCCGCACACCGACGTCGTCGTGCTGGCGTTCGGCGGGATGGACACGTTGCCGTCGCCGCTGCCGACCGCGCTGCGCGAACAGATCCGCTACGTGCGGCCGAATCGACTGCGGCAGTTGGTGCGTGACGCGTACTCATGGGTGCAGCCGCGTGGGGCGCGGCTGGGATGGCCGCTGGCGTTGCCGCCGAAGGTGACCGTCGAATACCTGGACAAGATCCGGGACGCGCTGACCCAGCTCCGCCCGGATCTGCCGATCGTCATGTGTCTGCCGCCGACGCATCGCAGCCCGTACTACGGCTACGTGCACACGGGCCGGATTCCGACGACGGCGGCGATCGCGCGGTGGGCGGAGCAACACGGGCTGCCCTGTGTCGACTTCTATCCGGCGACCCGGGACGCCTTCGAGGACCCGGCGGCGGAGATGAACCCGGACGGCATCCACTGGGGCTTCTCGTGTCATCGTCAGATCGCCGATCTGGTGGTGCCGGTGGTCGAGACGAGCCGGGCGACCCGGTAG
- a CDS encoding histidine phosphatase family protein, with protein MSGGPDTHDTSVERLTPVVRRLILLRHGQTEYNAGSRMQGQLDTDLSELGVRQASSAAVELAKRQPLAIWSSDLKRARDTAEALAQRTGQSVTTDVRLRETHLGEWQGLTHLDVDEVMPGARKVWRDDATWTPPGGESRVDVAKRSTLLVDELIEQLPDWGVGDNPEAPVVLVAHGGVIAAMTAALLGLPVDNWPVFGGLANTSWVQLSGHGKPGDLPRWRLDVWNASAEDSDPAVQ; from the coding sequence GTGAGCGGGGGTCCCGATACCCACGACACCTCGGTCGAGCGTCTGACGCCGGTCGTCCGGCGCCTGATCTTGTTGCGCCACGGGCAGACCGAGTACAACGCGGGCAGCCGTATGCAGGGCCAGCTCGACACCGATCTCTCCGAGCTCGGTGTGCGGCAGGCGAGTTCGGCTGCGGTCGAACTCGCCAAACGGCAGCCGCTGGCGATCTGGTCGTCGGATCTCAAGCGCGCCCGCGACACCGCGGAGGCACTGGCCCAGCGGACCGGTCAGTCGGTGACAACCGATGTGCGCCTTCGCGAGACGCATCTGGGCGAGTGGCAGGGCCTCACGCATCTCGACGTCGACGAGGTGATGCCGGGTGCGCGTAAAGTGTGGCGCGACGACGCGACGTGGACGCCGCCGGGCGGCGAGAGCCGCGTCGACGTGGCGAAGCGTTCCACCCTGCTGGTGGACGAACTGATCGAGCAGCTGCCGGACTGGGGTGTCGGTGACAACCCCGAGGCGCCGGTGGTGCTGGTGGCTCACGGTGGGGTGATCGCGGCGATGACCGCGGCCCTGCTCGGACTGCCGGTGGACAACTGGCCGGTCTTCGGTGGTCTCGCGAACACCAGCTGGGTGCAGCTGTCGGGTCACGGTAAGCCCGGCGACCTTCCGCGCTGGCGGCTCGACGTGTGGAATGCGTCGGCCGAGGACTCGGATCCCGCCGTTCAGTGA
- the rsfS gene encoding ribosome silencing factor produces MTASAEALEMAKVAALAAAEKLAHEVTVIDVSEQLVITDAFVIASADNERQVNSIVDEVEDKLREAGHKPLRREGTREGRWALLDYADIVVHIQHTDERRFYALESLWKDCPVVEVEGLS; encoded by the coding sequence GTGACTGCGTCAGCTGAAGCGTTGGAGATGGCCAAGGTGGCTGCTCTGGCGGCCGCGGAGAAGCTCGCCCATGAGGTGACCGTGATCGATGTGTCGGAACAGTTGGTGATCACCGACGCATTCGTCATCGCGTCGGCGGACAACGAGCGGCAGGTCAATTCGATCGTCGACGAGGTCGAGGACAAGCTGCGGGAGGCCGGGCACAAGCCGCTGCGTCGTGAGGGCACCCGTGAGGGGCGTTGGGCGCTGCTCGATTACGCCGACATCGTCGTGCACATCCAGCACACCGACGAGCGTCGCTTCTACGCGCTCGAGAGTCTGTGGAAGGACTGCCCGGTCGTCGAGGTCGAAGGACTTTCGTGA
- the nadD gene encoding nicotinate-nucleotide adenylyltransferase, translated as MSTDRRRARRIGVMGGTFDPIHNGHLVAASEVAHRFHLDEVIFVPTGRPWQKLGEHTMVSPPEDRYLMTVIATASNPQFSVSRVDVDREGDTYTVDTLRDLRKQLPDAQLYFITGADALESILSWQDWEELFELAKFVGVSRPGYELDATHLAQHLAQMPDDTLHLLEIPALAISSTECRTRAAKGRPVWYLVPDGVVQYIAKRKLYRAPRASSPGVAAPGAERAGGREPAPGAERAGGREPAPGASAASAGK; from the coding sequence ATGTCAACCGACCGCCGTCGTGCGCGCCGTATCGGCGTGATGGGTGGCACGTTCGACCCGATCCACAACGGGCACCTCGTGGCGGCGAGTGAAGTCGCGCATCGTTTCCACCTGGACGAGGTGATCTTCGTCCCGACGGGGCGTCCGTGGCAGAAGCTCGGCGAGCACACGATGGTCAGTCCGCCCGAGGACCGGTACCTGATGACGGTCATCGCGACGGCGTCGAATCCGCAGTTCAGCGTGAGTCGCGTCGACGTCGACCGCGAGGGTGACACCTACACCGTCGACACGTTGCGCGACCTACGGAAGCAGTTGCCCGACGCCCAGCTGTACTTCATCACCGGGGCCGATGCGCTGGAGTCGATCCTGTCGTGGCAGGACTGGGAAGAACTCTTCGAACTCGCGAAGTTCGTGGGGGTGAGCCGGCCGGGGTATGAGCTCGACGCCACGCATCTGGCCCAGCACCTCGCGCAGATGCCCGACGACACGCTACACCTGCTGGAGATCCCGGCGCTGGCGATCTCGTCGACCGAATGCCGCACGCGAGCGGCGAAGGGGCGGCCGGTCTGGTACCTGGTGCCCGACGGCGTCGTGCAGTACATAGCCAAGAGGAAGCTGTATCGTGCGCCTCGGGCGTCATCGCCTGGTGTGGCCGCGCCGGGAGCGGAGCGAGCGGGCGGAAGAGAACCTGCGCCGGGAGCGGAGCGAGCGGGCGGAAGAGAACCTGCGCCGGGAGCGTCTGCGGCCTCGGCCGGTAAGTGA
- a CDS encoding vWA domain-containing protein — MTAPLVAHLTDFVDELRRRGIVVGPSALIDAASAMEVLDLLERSRLREGLATTLLVDNAHRGVFDRVFDLWFPVGAGMRTVTEDLPRDEDGNLDVEAVRDALAEMLADDAAASDGRLEQAIAMIVDELGRYGSTKGEAFSAYQAISAVSPQTLIAKIAAAMAGGEGDGGRPGTEPLYRQAARQKAADLRAAIERETQRRMADRNGRDKVGAYAVPPLPENVNFLSAGAKEQVEIRKTIEPLARLLAAKLETRRRRAHRGAVDVRKTLRASMSTGGVPIELSHRKPRPGRPELIVICDVSGSVAGFSQFTLRLVYALRQQFSKVRVFAFVDTVDEVTDFFDHGEEDFGAAMHHMISTARISTRDGHSDYGNMLAGFVADYGETLTHRGALLVLGDGRNNYHDAHVDALAELVERGRHAYWLNPEAKEHWGTGDSVATDYAEVIDMFECRNATQLGTVIADLLPI, encoded by the coding sequence ATGACGGCTCCGCTCGTCGCGCACCTCACCGATTTCGTCGATGAGCTGCGTCGTCGTGGGATCGTCGTCGGGCCGTCGGCCCTGATCGACGCGGCGAGTGCGATGGAGGTGCTTGACCTACTCGAGCGCTCGCGACTCCGTGAGGGGCTGGCGACGACGCTGCTCGTCGACAATGCGCATCGCGGTGTCTTCGACCGCGTCTTCGACCTGTGGTTCCCCGTCGGCGCGGGAATGCGCACCGTCACCGAGGACCTCCCGCGCGACGAGGACGGAAACCTCGACGTCGAGGCGGTGCGGGACGCGCTCGCCGAGATGCTTGCCGACGACGCGGCGGCCAGTGACGGCCGGCTCGAGCAGGCGATCGCGATGATCGTCGACGAGCTGGGGCGCTACGGGTCGACCAAGGGCGAGGCCTTCTCGGCGTATCAGGCGATCTCCGCGGTCAGTCCGCAGACGCTGATCGCCAAGATCGCCGCGGCGATGGCCGGTGGCGAGGGCGACGGTGGCCGGCCGGGTACCGAACCGCTGTATCGGCAGGCCGCACGTCAGAAAGCGGCCGACCTGCGGGCGGCGATCGAGCGCGAGACGCAGCGGCGGATGGCCGATCGCAACGGTCGTGACAAGGTCGGCGCGTACGCGGTGCCGCCGCTGCCGGAGAACGTCAACTTCCTTTCCGCCGGCGCCAAGGAGCAGGTGGAGATCCGCAAGACCATCGAACCCCTCGCACGGTTGCTGGCGGCGAAGCTCGAGACGCGGCGTCGTCGTGCCCATCGTGGCGCGGTCGACGTGCGCAAGACGCTACGTGCGTCCATGTCGACCGGCGGTGTCCCGATCGAGCTCAGCCACCGCAAGCCGCGTCCGGGCCGCCCGGAACTGATCGTCATCTGTGATGTGTCGGGATCGGTAGCCGGCTTCAGCCAGTTCACGCTGCGGCTGGTATATGCGCTGCGCCAACAGTTCTCGAAGGTGCGGGTGTTCGCGTTCGTCGACACCGTCGACGAGGTCACCGACTTCTTCGACCACGGCGAAGAGGATTTCGGCGCGGCGATGCACCACATGATCTCGACCGCGCGGATCTCCACGCGCGACGGACATTCGGACTACGGGAACATGCTCGCCGGGTTCGTCGCCGACTACGGCGAGACGCTCACTCATCGGGGCGCGCTGCTGGTGCTCGGCGACGGCCGCAACAACTACCACGACGCGCACGTCGACGCGCTTGCGGAACTGGTGGAACGTGGCCGCCACGCGTACTGGCTGAACCCCGAGGCCAAGGAGCACTGGGGGACCGGCGACTCGGTTGCCACCGATTACGCGGAGGTCATCGACATGTTCGAATGCCGCAATGCGACGCAGCTCGGAACCGTCATCGCCGACCTGCTGCCGATCTGA
- a CDS encoding AAA family ATPase, translating to MTSPTEYTGSGPQVVPSFTSVDDVVTRLRETGYLADDATATSTFLADRLGKPLLVEGPAGVGKTELAKSIAAATDAEFVRLQCYEGIDEARALYEWNHAKQILHIQATGNRAWDEAKTDIFSDEFLLPRPLLKAISREGSTVLLIDEVDKADVDMEGLLLEVLSDFAITIPEMGTVAAQRRPIVLLTSNATRELSEALKRRCLYLYIDFPDAEREKEILASRVPNLSASLSAELVRIVGVLRTLDIRKKPSVAETIDWANTLLALGAGEQADTKTSGLDDGLIARTLGVVLKHRPDLKTALKELKLG from the coding sequence ATGACAAGCCCCACGGAGTACACCGGGTCCGGTCCGCAGGTCGTCCCGTCGTTCACCTCGGTCGACGACGTCGTCACAAGGCTGCGTGAGACCGGCTACCTCGCCGACGACGCGACCGCGACATCGACCTTCCTCGCCGACCGGTTGGGCAAGCCGCTGCTCGTCGAGGGGCCCGCAGGCGTCGGCAAGACCGAACTGGCCAAGTCGATCGCCGCGGCCACGGACGCCGAATTCGTCCGCCTCCAGTGCTACGAGGGCATCGACGAGGCCCGCGCGCTGTACGAGTGGAACCACGCCAAGCAGATCCTGCACATCCAGGCGACGGGAAACCGCGCGTGGGATGAGGCGAAGACCGACATCTTCTCTGACGAGTTCCTGCTGCCGCGTCCGCTGCTGAAGGCGATCTCCCGGGAGGGCTCGACCGTGCTGCTGATCGACGAGGTCGACAAGGCCGACGTCGACATGGAAGGTCTGCTCCTCGAGGTGCTCAGCGACTTCGCGATCACCATCCCCGAGATGGGAACCGTTGCCGCGCAGCGTCGTCCGATCGTGCTGCTCACCTCGAACGCCACGCGGGAACTGTCCGAGGCGCTCAAGCGTCGCTGCCTGTACCTCTACATCGACTTCCCCGACGCCGAGCGGGAGAAGGAGATCCTCGCGTCGCGGGTGCCGAATCTGTCGGCGTCGCTGAGTGCGGAACTGGTGCGCATCGTCGGTGTGCTGCGGACGCTGGACATCCGCAAGAAGCCCTCGGTGGCCGAGACGATCGACTGGGCCAACACGCTGCTCGCGCTCGGTGCGGGCGAGCAGGCCGACACCAAGACCAGCGGTCTCGACGACGGACTCATCGCGCGCACCCTCGGCGTGGTGCTCAAGCATCGGCCCGACCTGAAGACGGCTCTCAAAGAACTCAAGCTGGGCTGA
- a CDS encoding glutamate-5-semialdehyde dehydrogenase, whose amino-acid sequence MSAPTAEPSVSTGESDTEKVVLGLARAAKSASRSLGGLTTADKNEVLLAAADAIEAATETILAANAEDIARAEEADTEASLLDRLRLDSSRVVGIANGLRQVAVLPDPIGEIVAGKTLPNGLQLRQLRVPLGVVGIVYEARPNVTVDAFGIAFKSGNAVLLRGSSSAASSNAELVRVLRETLSSKGVSADAVSLLPSTDRSSVTALIRARGLVDVVIPRGGAGLIEAVVSNATVPTIETGVGNCHVYVHALADLDVAVRVILNSKTRRPSVCNTAETVLIDKAVAADALPRITQVLQSQGVVIHGDEPGMEPATEDDWTREYLSMDIAMKVVDGLEAAVSHIDTYGTGHTEAIITTDLAAADEFTRRVDAAAVMVNASTAFTDGEQFGFGAEIGISTQKLHARGPMGLPELTSTKWLVWGNGHVRPA is encoded by the coding sequence ATGAGCGCACCCACCGCAGAGCCCTCTGTCTCAACTGGCGAGTCCGACACCGAGAAGGTTGTCCTCGGGCTCGCGAGGGCGGCGAAATCGGCGTCCCGCTCGCTGGGCGGCCTGACGACGGCGGACAAGAACGAGGTCCTGCTCGCGGCTGCCGACGCCATCGAGGCCGCCACGGAGACGATCCTCGCAGCCAACGCCGAGGACATCGCGCGTGCCGAGGAAGCGGACACCGAGGCGAGCCTGCTCGATCGCCTGCGTCTCGATTCCTCGCGCGTCGTCGGCATCGCCAACGGTCTGCGTCAGGTCGCGGTCCTGCCGGACCCGATCGGGGAGATCGTCGCCGGCAAGACCCTGCCCAACGGACTGCAGCTTCGACAGCTGCGGGTCCCGCTCGGCGTCGTCGGCATCGTCTACGAAGCGCGCCCCAACGTCACGGTCGACGCCTTCGGTATCGCCTTCAAGTCGGGTAACGCGGTGCTGCTCCGCGGTTCGTCGTCGGCCGCGTCGTCGAACGCCGAACTCGTACGCGTCCTGCGGGAGACCCTGTCCTCGAAGGGGGTCAGCGCCGACGCGGTGTCGTTGTTGCCCAGTACGGACCGTTCGAGCGTCACTGCTCTCATCCGAGCGCGCGGTCTCGTCGACGTCGTGATCCCGCGAGGTGGTGCCGGCCTGATCGAGGCCGTCGTCTCCAACGCGACCGTCCCGACCATCGAGACCGGCGTCGGCAACTGCCACGTCTATGTGCACGCGCTCGCCGACCTCGATGTCGCCGTCCGTGTGATCCTCAACTCCAAGACCCGCCGGCCGAGTGTCTGCAACACCGCCGAGACGGTCCTCATCGACAAGGCGGTCGCGGCCGACGCGCTTCCCCGCATCACCCAGGTGCTGCAGTCGCAGGGCGTCGTGATCCACGGCGACGAACCCGGCATGGAACCGGCCACCGAGGACGACTGGACCAGGGAATACCTGTCGATGGACATCGCGATGAAGGTGGTCGACGGCCTCGAGGCCGCGGTCTCCCACATCGACACCTACGGCACCGGGCACACCGAGGCGATCATCACGACCGACCTCGCCGCCGCGGACGAGTTCACCCGCCGCGTGGACGCCGCAGCCGTCATGGTCAACGCCTCGACCGCGTTCACCGACGGTGAGCAGTTCGGTTTCGGTGCCGAGATCGGCATCTCCACCCAGAAGCTGCATGCCCGCGGCCCGATGGGCCTGCCCGAACTGACCTCCACCAAGTGGCTGGTCTGGGGCAACGGCCACGTTCGGCCGGCGTGA
- a CDS encoding DMT family transporter has protein sequence MPWVVLVIAGLIEIVYMAALEKSDTFTRLWPTVIFVVGVVTSMAGVAYAIRSIPLGTTYAVWVGIGAVGTSIYGMLFLREPAGLARLGCIFLILIGVVGLNLLHNASGGEAA, from the coding sequence GTGCCGTGGGTTGTGCTGGTGATCGCCGGGTTGATCGAGATCGTTTACATGGCGGCGCTGGAGAAGTCCGACACGTTCACCAGGTTGTGGCCCACCGTCATCTTCGTCGTGGGCGTCGTCACCAGCATGGCCGGCGTCGCGTATGCGATCCGATCCATTCCGCTGGGCACCACCTACGCGGTATGGGTCGGCATCGGCGCCGTCGGCACCTCGATCTACGGCATGCTGTTCCTCCGCGAACCGGCCGGCCTCGCCAGGTTGGGGTGCATCTTCCTCATCCTGATCGGCGTCGTGGGATTGAATTTGCTGCACAACGCTTCCGGTGGCGAAGCTGCCTGA
- a CDS encoding ester cyclase, with amino-acid sequence MSDPVSTAVRAMTAIGSGTRADVEAVTHPDNVNREAINEPPACRGRGPDATWATAIWLRAAFSNLRHTPHDVVADGDLVVIHATMSGKQTGPFVTYDEKARIAQVFAPTGRDFAVTQTHWFRLRDGLCIEHWANRDDLGMGQQLGWVPPTPLYLLRCARAKRTALRAERT; translated from the coding sequence ATGTCCGATCCGGTCAGCACCGCTGTCCGGGCGATGACCGCGATCGGCAGCGGAACGCGTGCCGACGTCGAGGCTGTCACCCACCCCGACAACGTGAATCGGGAGGCGATCAACGAACCGCCGGCATGCCGAGGGCGGGGGCCCGACGCGACGTGGGCGACTGCGATCTGGCTCCGCGCCGCTTTCTCGAACCTTCGTCACACTCCGCACGACGTGGTGGCCGACGGAGATCTCGTCGTGATCCACGCGACCATGTCGGGCAAGCAGACAGGTCCTTTCGTCACTTACGACGAGAAGGCCAGGATCGCACAGGTTTTCGCGCCGACCGGACGGGACTTCGCCGTGACCCAGACGCATTGGTTCCGGTTACGGGACGGTCTGTGCATCGAGCACTGGGCGAATCGCGATGACCTGGGGATGGGGCAGCAATTGGGATGGGTGCCGCCGACGCCGCTCTATCTGCTGCGATGCGCGAGGGCGAAGCGGACTGCGCTCCGAGCGGAGAGGACGTGA
- a CDS encoding HNH endonuclease family protein, whose product MVLHDAAFRSPTLRRLRMRVRWISWNGATSGWSARQWWLLVFAVVTAIVVAVGSGGFGSPSEVDPRVQAMAREALAHLASIPVYPQRPDRDDYDRSAFGAAWTDAVAVTGGGNGCDTRNDILARDLQDIRAGPVSSCPKAVLEGEFRSPYSGEFLVFRRDRGASSVQIDHIVPLAYAWDMGAWSWELRRRLDFANDPANLVAVDGASNQDKSDAEPGRWMPRARGFWCQYAIQFVMVSATYGLTIDARSREVLADALRRGF is encoded by the coding sequence ATGGTCCTCCACGACGCGGCGTTCCGATCCCCGACGCTGCGGCGACTCCGCATGCGCGTGCGGTGGATCTCCTGGAACGGGGCGACGTCAGGCTGGTCGGCGAGGCAGTGGTGGCTGCTGGTGTTCGCGGTCGTCACGGCGATCGTGGTCGCGGTGGGCTCCGGTGGGTTCGGTTCGCCTTCGGAGGTCGATCCGCGCGTCCAGGCGATGGCGCGAGAGGCGTTGGCGCACTTGGCCTCGATCCCGGTGTACCCGCAGCGTCCCGACCGCGACGACTACGACCGAAGCGCGTTCGGTGCCGCCTGGACTGACGCGGTGGCGGTGACCGGTGGTGGCAACGGGTGTGACACCCGTAACGACATCCTGGCCCGCGATCTCCAGGACATCAGGGCTGGGCCGGTGTCGAGTTGTCCGAAAGCGGTTCTGGAGGGGGAGTTCCGGAGTCCGTACAGCGGCGAGTTCCTCGTGTTCCGGCGTGATCGCGGGGCGTCGAGTGTGCAGATCGATCACATCGTGCCGCTTGCTTACGCCTGGGACATGGGTGCGTGGTCGTGGGAACTGCGCCGCCGGTTGGACTTCGCCAACGACCCCGCCAATCTCGTCGCGGTCGACGGGGCGTCGAACCAGGACAAGAGCGACGCCGAACCGGGCCGGTGGATGCCGCGGGCGCGTGGCTTCTGGTGCCAGTACGCGATTCAGTTCGTGATGGTCAGCGCGACATACGGGTTGACGATCGACGCACGTTCGCGTGAGGTGCTGGCCGATGCACTGCGACGCGGGTTCTGA